A window of Kyrpidia spormannii genomic DNA:
GGACATTTTTCTTGGAGAAAATCGTTATCGGGACAAAAGATTGGTATTTTCTCAAGACCTTTCATCTCAACCAGTGGTTTGGCAACGACTACATCGTCGGTTACGAGGCCTGGGGATATCCACTGATTTCCCGGGAAATCGCCCTGTCCCGGGTGTTTGTGGCGGTGTTCGCGCTCTGGTTGGTGGTTTCCGCGATGGTGCGGCTGGCCCACCGCTGGCCCTCCACCCGGCGGAAAATGGGGCTGGCGGCGGCTGCGGTGTTGTTTGGGGTGTCGGGGGTGGCCTACGTGCCTTATGGCTTGTGGTGGAAAGACCGATACGACACTCGAGGGACGATCCAACAGTGGACCCCGCAGGAGCAGGGGGCAACAGCAGTTCACACTTCCTTTCCCGTGCAGTCCTACTTGATATCGGTGGATCGGGCAGTGGATGACCGGTTGACTGTTGTCGCCGACCTGACCCTTCGGCCACAGAACCTGGGGCCAGGACAAACCGTGACCTTCACCCTCAATCGTTTATTTCAGATCGACCGCGTGACGGTTGACGGCCAAGAGGTCGCCGTGAGCCGGGATGTTGATCATTTCAGCCTGCCGCGTGCCGCCTTCGGCCAGGGACCGGGGCCGGTGACGGTGCGGGTGCGCTACAGCGGCAAAGTCTATGATTGGCTCACCTCGCCAGGGGAGCGGTTTGCGGCGTTCGTACGGGGGAACGACGTCTATCTGCCTTACACCCAAGGGTGGTATCCGCTCCCGGGGAAGGAGACGCTGAAAATCCGGGAACCGAGCTATATCCAACTCGGTTCCCCCAACGATCTGGAGTTGCAGCCCGCAGACTTCCGGGTGGTGCTTCGGGGCTTTGAGGCGCCGGTATTCGCCAACGTAGCTGGGCACCCAGGGCCCGGAGGAGAGATGGTTTTTTCGGGCGGCCACCTGGACGGTGTGTCATTGTTTGGTGGCACGATTATTCAGGTTGAGGCGGCCCAAGGCGGGACATCAGTCATCTGTAGCCCTTCGAACAGCGTGGAGGCGCGGCGCTTTGCGGCGGAGCTGGACCGGGCGAGAAGCTACGTGCAGCCCTGGCTGAACCCGCCGACAGACCGGGTGCGCAGGGTGGTCTATCTTCCGGTCCCACCTTTGGGCGCGGTGGGGGATCTTCCTCTGTGGCCCGCAGTGCTGAGCGGGGACAGTTTTCTTACCGGAGAAACCCATTATCACAACCTTGACGAATACCGGTTGGCGGAGGTGGTGTCGGCCTGGCTATACGGAATTCCGGACGTCCAGCATGGATTCTGGAGCGATCCGGCGGGGGAAGGGCCCGGGCGGGATTCCGTGACCCGGGACATTGGCCGGGCGTTGGTGTACGTCGTTTTACGAGAGGGGGTTGGGTTGCCCTCGGGGAAGTCGCTTGCCGCTGTGGGGGGGTTGAACGATGTCGTGCGGCAGCCCATCGATCAGGCCCTGGCTGCCGGGCAGAGCGAGAAGGTGCGCCAAGTGTTGAAGGGGTTCTATGACCGGGTGTTCCGGGGGGCGACTGCTCCTAACGCGAATCTGCCTGCGATTTCCGTGCAGCAATGGCAGGAAGCCTGGAGGGGAACGCCATGACTCTGTGGCTGCGGGAATGGCGGTCCCTGCGATCGGCCATGGCGGCGGCGATCGCGGGGTATGTGATGTTGGTGCTTCTGTCCTTGATCGTGGCGGACAGGCCGAGGAACGTATTCTACTATAATGAAATGGGATCCGTGCTCCTGGCGATCATGGCAAGTGGGACATTGTTCCAACGGGAACTGTCCGGCAGCCAAATGGAATTGTTCGCCGCCTATCCGGCCTCTTTGGCGGGGATGGTAGTGAGGAAGGGGGTTTGGGCCCTCGGAGTGGTCCTCGTGTTTCATCCCATGTGGACCCTTGTGTACCTTTGGAAATTCCAGGGGATGATTACATACGTATCCATTCCTTGGGCGGGAGTCGGGCCGGGGGCGCCGGTGTCGGAGATTGATCTGCTGGCCGTGGCTGTGCCGGGGTATCTGGCGGCCATTGGGATCACTATCGCGGTGATGGTGGCCGCCAAGCGGGTGCACATTGGGCTTCTGGCTGGTTTCGGTTTCTGGCTGTGGCAAAGCCTTCAAGGGCCCGGCCTAGGAAGCGTGAGTTTGTTCACGCCGTATCTGCCGCAAAATACTTCACTTTTGGCGAATCGGTTGGTTTGGGCGGGGATCGGGATGGTTTGCGTCGTTGTTGCGGCCGGCCTGGCGGAACGAAGAGAGCGGTGGATCGGCGTCGACTCGCCCGAATAGGTCCTTGGAAGGGGCGGCCCCTAGGCCGCTTCCGCGCGGGAAGAGTGTCGGCATGCCCCCTATGGGCGCCTTCTTCCAAGGAGGACCAGCGTTAGCACGTCACCTTGCGCGCACTTTCCTCCACCTGGGCGCTGGCCGCAAGCGCGAGGGCCTGGTCCAAATCCTGGATCAGGTCATCAATGTGTTCAAGGCCTACAGACAGCCTCAGAAGAGAGTCCGTGACGCCGAGGCGCTGTCGTACATCTGGGGGAACGTCGGCATGGGTCTGGACCGCCGGGTAGGTGATCAGCGATTCGGTGCCGCCGAGGCTTTCTGCAAAGGTGATCACCCGCAGGTGCGCGAGGATCGGGGGCACCCACCTGTTGTTCGCCACTTCAAAGGCAATCATCCCACCCCACCCGCTGGCCTGTGCCCGATGCACGGCGTGGCCGGGATGGTCCGGGAGTCCGGGGTAATACACCCGGGATACCCGGGGATGTGCCTTCAGCCACTCGGCCAGGGCTCGGGCATTGCTTTCATGCCGGTCCATGCGCACGTGGAGAGTTTTTACCCCCCGCAACAGCAGCCAAGCGTCCTGAGGACCTAACACCGCGCCAATGGAATTTTGAATAAAAGCCAGGGAATCCGCCAACGCCTCTGACTTTACGACTACTGTGCCGGCCAAGACATCGTTGTGTCCGCCGAGATACTTGGTGGCCGACTCGACCACGATGTCCGCCCCCAGTTCCAGGGGCCGTTGCAGGTACGGAGTCATAAAGGTGTTGTCGACAATGAGCCAGGCTCCGCGTTCGTGGGCAAGCCGTGCCAATCCCCGAAGGTCGGCGATTTTGAGGGTGGGATTGGTCGGCGTTTCCACGAACAGCGCCCGGGTATGGGGGCGGATTTGCTTGGCCACGGCCCGCAGGTCGGAGGTGTTTACATAGGTGGTTTCCAGACCCAGTGGGCGAAAGAGCCGTTCGAATAAACGGTAGGTGCCGCCGTATAGATCGTCCGAGAGCACGAGATGATCTCCTGGGCGAAACAGGCGGCCGATGGCGTCGATGGCCGCCATGCCGGAAGCGAAGGCAAACCCCCGGCATCCCCCGTGCAAGGCGGCGATCGTTTCCTCCAAGGCCAGGCGGGTCGGATTCGAGGTTCGGGTATAGTCGAAACCGGTCGAAGAACCGAGGCCGGGATGAGCGTACGTGGTGGCGTGGTGGATGGGTAAAGAAATCGCTCCGGTGATGGGATCTCGGCGGGTTCCCGCCTGGGAACATCGCGTGTCAATGCGCATGCCTAACCCTCCTGCAATTCCGGTGGAAACCCGTTCCAGAATGGCAAAACCCACTCCTGAGGGGAGTGGGTTGTCAACAAAAGCCGATCCTCCGGCACTCCTCTCATCTCTCAGGTCGCTCACGCGGCCTGCAGGAATTGGCACCTCTCCGGACATTCCGGTGGTTGCCGGGCTTCATCGGGCCAGTCCCTCCGCCACTCTGGATAAGAGTTCACCGATTCGATTGTTGAGTACACCATATCATGGAACGATCTTTTTGTCGAGAGCGTTCAGCGCCGCAGGGCGGAGTTGTCATATTCAAAAATCGCCAGGCGGTTCAACAAGTCCTGCAAAGGATCGGCCGCAGGCCGCAGGGGTGACGCGTTCGGCCGGGAGGCTTCCCGGGCGGCGATGGTCGTCAGGGTGCCGGGCGGCTGATTCGTTTCAGAAGGTCCTGCCGGAGCGGGCAGGTGCAGGATATCTACCAGAATCGGTTGGAGGCGGTTCCAGCGGACGTAGCCGTTGTGGTCGGCGCTGACCTGAATGGTGGTCCCGCCGAAGGGATATTGTTGGGCCGGGGCGGGCACGGCGCCGTCATTGGCGGGATATCCCAAAGCCGACAGGGCGGCATAGCCCGCCCGGAGAAAAGGGCTGCTGATCGTATCGGCTGACGGGATGCTCCCTACCACAGACACCACCCGGAGAGCGCGAAGGGTGGGGTTCTCGCTATGTAAAGCGGTCACTTCCTGCCGCACCTTGGCCGGAGTAAGGCTGCGGTCCGCCGCCGCGCCGAATAACGTTGCGGGAATCGGCGAATCCGGGGGCAACTGGACCACGCGGTTCAAAAGGTTTGCCAGAGGGCTCCCGCCCCAGGGGGTGCCGAGGCTGATCAGAGCCGCGGCGTCCAGCGGCCGGTAGTCGCCCAGGGCCACGTACGCATCAAGGCCCCCCATGCTGTGGCCGATGAGGACCAAGCGGCCATCGATGCCCGGGACTTGCTGGCGAAGAACGCTGAGTTGGCCCGCCAACAGATGGCCATTGGCAATAAAATCCGCATCAGGGTCCAACTTCACCGTGGCCACGTTATAACCCGCCGCATAGGCTTCACGGTATACGTCTGTAAATACCGACGCATCTTCATAAATCCCGTTGATAAACAGGAGAAATGGACGATTCTCATCGTGGATGTGGTAAAATACGGTGCCGATGGGATTCCGGCGGACCGCGTCCACCGTGAATTGATCGGGACTTACATCGATCAAGCGAATGTGGTGTGTGATCTTTGGTGTCAAAGAGCCGACCTCGCCCCCGACGGTAATCGGGACGCCGGGGTTCTCAGCGGCCAAGGGCTCCCCATTGGTGATCGCCGGATGGGTATAGGAATAAGCGAACGCTTGGCTCATCCCCATGGCGGCAAAAGCGACGGTCACGCTCAGGATCTGGCGAAGCTGTTTACGGGTGTCCAACTCTTCGTCACTCCCTCGATCCGGAAGAATTCCGCGTTGTTGTGTCTCCGGAGAGCTTCGGCACAGCCGTGCGCGGAGATTCAGTGAACCGCCGGATCATGGGTTCCGGAGCATCTGCGCGAAGCCGAAGAGGGCATGGTCGATCGGCTGTTCATCGCTCGTGTCATGTCCATCCTATCACAGACCCCGGTGCTCATGAAACGGGGAGAAAAAATTTTGGCGCGGAAATATAGGGCCAAGGGCTTCCGCGGAGGGCCATTGATGTCAGTGGTGGTGGGCCAGGGAATAAACCAACTTTGGGACTCAGGTCGACCGGGACTTTGTCATCGTCGAGTTGCACGCCGGGGATCACGTGGGATACGGGGAGTGCACCGTCGCTACAAAGCCTTTGTACAATGAAGAGACGCCCGAAACGGCTCGGATCGACCAGGTTCCGTTGCGGACGGCTTTGGTGGCAGAAATGCTGAAGGTTTTGGCAGCGTAATGAATAGATCCCAGCGGGCGGGAGTTTCCCCGCCGCTTTTGTCATGGGGTGGGTTGGAAAGATAAAGCGGACGTAAACCGTTTTGGAACACTTTTGTTATCGAACAAACACGGGTTCCGGAAGGATTTTTTCGGGCGGCGTCGTAAAATGTTTGTTGATGGAGCTATTTTCTATATGAATACAAAATATACAGAATTGGGGGTCGACAGATGGATTTGACGAATGCAGTACCCGGGCGACCGGACGGGCAACTCCAAGATTACGAGGCCGCCCGGCAGGTGTCATGGGACGAAGAAGCGAAACAGTTCACTTGGTGGAAGACTGGCCGGGTCAATGCCGCGTTTGAGGCGGTGGACAGGCACGTAGAAGAGGGACGCGGCGATGCGCCGGCGATTTTATATTACGATGGGGTCCGGGATGAAACCTGGAGTTTTCGCCGGTTGCGGGATGATGCGGCCCAATTCGGGGATGCACTGCGGCGACTTGGGATCGGTCGGGGAGACCGGGTGTTTTTGTTCATGCCCAAGGGTCCAGAACTGGCTGTTGCACTACTCGGAATTATCCGCATCGGAGCGGTGGCCGGGCCGCTATTCGAAGCGTTCATGGAGACAGCGGTACAGGACCGGCTGGCAGACAGCGGTGCTGTTGCGGTGGTGACGACGCCGACCTTGCGCCCCCGCATCCCGAGGGAACGGCTTCCCGAGCTGCGCCACGTGATCCTGGTGGGGGCAGAGGCGTCGGATGCTGAGGCGGGAGAATGGTCCTATACCGAACTCATGAAGGGAGCCTCCGCCGACTCGCCTGTAGAATGGGTGGATCGGGAGTCGCCCATGCTTCTTCATTATACGTCCGGATCCACCGGTAAACCCAAAGGGGTCGTCCATGTGCACAACCTGATGATTCACCAGTACCGGGTTGGGCGGTGGGTTTTGGATCTGCGCCCCGACGATATTTATTGGTGTACCGCGGACCCGGGGTGGATCACCGGAACGTCCGCTGGTCTGTTCGCGCCTTGGCTTCACGGTGTCCCGGTGGTCATTCGGGGCGGGCGATTCCAACAGGAGGGTTGGTACGAGACTGTCGAAAAATTCGGCGTCACGGTCTGGTTCAGTGCCCCCACGGCATTCCGCATGTTGATGGCCGGCGGCGATGAGTTGCCAAAACGCTATAACTTGTCATCGCTCCGGCACGTTCTCAGTGCCGGGGAGCCGTTAAATCCGGAAGTATTTCGCTGGGGACTGCGCGCCCTGGGAAATCGCATCCACGACAACTGGTGGATGACGGAAACGGGTTGCACGATGATCACGAACTACCCCGCTCTGCCGATCAAGCCCGGTTCCATGGGCCGGCCCCTGCCGGGAATTGAGGCGGCCATTCTGGACGATCAAGGCCGGGTTCTCGGTCCAAACCAACTGGGGAACCTGGCCATCCGCGCCGGATGGCCGGGCATGATGCGGGCCATCTGGAATAATGAAGAGAAGTACAAGCAGTATTTTCCATTTGAGGGTTGGTACATCAGCGGGGATTCCGCCTATCGGGACGAAGATGGATACTTTTGGTTCCAGGGCCGGGTGGACGATGTCATCAACACCTCTGGGGAGCGGGTTGGCCCCTTTGAAGTGGAAAGCAAATTGGTGGAGCACCCGGCCGTAGCCGAGGCCGGGGTGATCGGCAAACCCGATCCGGTCCGAGGGGAGATCATCAAAGCCTTTATTTCCTTGAGGCAGGGCTACGCGCCCACGGAGGAACTCAAACAAGAGATCCAGCAGTTCGTGCGCAACGGCCTGGCGGCTTACGCCATGCCCCGGGAGATTGAATTCCGGGACAAACTGCCCAAAACTCGCAGTGGCAAAATCATGCGTCGGGTTTTGAAGGCGTGGGAATTGGGCCTGCCGACCGGGGATTTATCCACGATGGAGGATTAAGGCTCTCTGATGAACGAGCCGGGGTCCGGGTTTCACGGGCCCTGGCTATTTTTTGCCTCCTGCCCGGTGGAGACCAACCGGCCATCCCGGGTGCACTCAGCCCTCGGCCCAGAATATCGAGGGCTTATTCATTGATGCATAACTCATGTTCAAATGCATGACACCCGTAGCCGGAAGGACGGAAAGCGCCCGGTTCTGGCCCGGGTGTTATTGGCATCATTTTTGCTTATTCCTTTTGCGGTGCGTCATGATATAGTTAGAAAATCTATCATATTGGGAGGGGAGAGCGACGTCTTCTGTGATAAAAACTGACCCGAAAACTAGGGATTTCGACATCAACGAAGCAACATGTGCGGGGAAAGGGCGGGATAGATGAATGCCTGAAGAACATTTGGAACCTGGACAACTCAAACACAATGTCCTGAATCGATTCGATTCCGTATTAATTGCCGTGGCGGGGTCGGCGCCCGCCTACAGTTTGTCGGCGTCGACAGTGGCTTTGGTGGCGGCGGTGGGATTGCTGGCACCGGGCGCCATTCTGTACGGCGCAATCCCTATGTTTGGGATCGCCCTGGCGTTTTTGTACCTCAACCAAGCGATGCCCAACTCCGGGGCCAGTTACGTGTGGGTGGGACGCATTCTCCACCCGTGGCTCGGGTTCCTGAGCGGATGGAGCTTGTTGGTCAGCGCGGTCTTGTTCATGATGGCTGGAGCGATTCCGGCGGGGACGGCGACTCTAGAGTTGTTAAGCCCGGATAAAACAGACAGCGTGGTCTGGGTGACCGTGGTTTCGGCGTTCTGGTTTCTGGTGATGAACGCCTTGGTCATGGTAGGAATTCACATTACCAACGTGGTTCAGCGGATTCTGACCAGTATTGAAGTGATTGGCCTCATCGTCCTGGCCGTGGGAGGGCTGATCCACGCTTCCCATCAGGTGGCCCACCCCTTCTCCTGGAGCTGGTTTTCCCTCGGCGGTTACGGAAGTCTCTCGACGTTTTTGGGGGGACTGTTGATCACCTGTTTTTATTTTTGGGGCTGGGACGTCAGCTTGAACCTGACGGAGGAAACCCGGGCAAAGCGAGTGGCTCCCGGCCTCGGCGGGGTGCTCGGGACATTGATCATCGTCGCTCTGTTTATCCTGTTGCAGGTGGTCATCCAGCTCAACCTCGGAGACAAGCCTTTGGCGGATGAAGCGGCGAATATTATTCCTCTTCTCGGGGAGACGATTCTTCCCAAGCCCTGGTCGTACATCGCCCTGATTGCGGTCATGATCAGTACTGTGGCCACCCTGGAGACCACGCTCATCCAGGCGACCCGGACTTTGTTCGCCATGGGCCGGGACAAGACGGTCCATCCTCGGTTTGCCGTGCTTCACGCGAATTGGCAGACACCGGTGCTCAGCAACATCGTCATCGGCGTCCTCGGCATCATTCTATTCGTGGTTTCTAATCTGTCTGCCAGCGTGAGCGATCTTATGACCAGCGCGATCAGCGCCATCGGGCTTCAGATCGCCTTTTACTACGGGCTCACCGGTATCAGCTGTGCTTGGCATTACCGAAAATCTTTTGCCGAATCTTTCACCGCCGGGATCTTCCGGCTGGCCTGGCCTTTGGTGGGCGGGTTGGTGTTGCTCGCCATTTTCGTCATGAATGTATTTACGCTCTCGTTCCAAGAGACGGCCATCGGGCTGGGGCTGATCCTCGTCGGAATCATTCCTTTGTTGGTGGCCAAATTCAAATACCACAGTCCGTATTTTGAGGGCCATGTGTTTGAACCGGATGCCGAAGAATGGTCCGGCACGAAGGAAGCTACAGTTGCCGCTGAAACTGTCAAGCGCGGTTGATCCGATTCTGGCGTCGGGCGGGCCCCCGGGAGAAGTTCCTGGGGGCTTTTGTTGTCCCTTCACGTTCCTTTATAATAAAAGAAAACGCGGGGGTTGCCATGGATAATCAGCTGTACCGCTTACTCAAACTCATCACGCTGATTCAGGCATACCCGGGGATTCGGGCCAAGCGACTCGCCGCAGAATGCGAGGTCACCGAGCGGACGATCTACCGGGACATCGATCGGCTCGCCCAGATTACGACGATTTCGAAGGGGCGCCGCGGTGAAGGTTACCGCTTTGTGGGACAGTTCGCCCTGTATCCCCTGGATCTTACCGAAGAGGAAATCGCCGGGCTCCAGGCGGTGGCCGCCTGGGTGGAAACCGCCCACAGGCCGTTGCCGCCGGGGTGGAAAACAGCGTATCAGAAAGTCATGGCCGCTCACGCCAAGGAAAAGAAGGTCAACCAGGGATTCCTGGAGCGCGTCGGGGATGTGGTGCGGTTGGGGAACCCGGCCTGGGCGCCAGAAACGCCCAACGTTTTTCCCGAATTGCTCCAGGCGGTGATACACCGGCGACCGGTGAAAGCCCTGTATCATTCCCAGAGCCGGGACCAAACCGGTTGGCGCCGGATCGATCCTTATTACCTCATCCCCCGGGAACACCGGTTTTATGTGATCGGCTATTGTCACACCCGCAAGGAATTTCGCACTTTCCGGGTCAGTCGGTTTCACGAGCTTCGGGTCTTGGATGGCGAGTATGAAAAAAGGCCTTTTGATTTAAATGAATATATGAAATATACCTGGTCGATTGAGCGGGGGGCTTCTCTTATCCGGTTTGTCGTGAAATTCTCCCCCAAGGTGGCGCGTTATGTCAAGGAGGAAGAGTTGTTCCTCCGCCCCCAGATCCGCGAACTTCCAGACGGATCACTCTGGTTTCAAGTCGTCGTGAACGGGGCGAGCGAATTTTTGCGCTGGTTGTGGACCTACGGCCCGGACGCTGAGATCCTTGAGCCGAAGCAGTATCGCGATCATATGGTCGGCATCTTACGGCAATGGCTGGAAAAGTATGAAAGGGCCCAGCAAGGCTAAATCCATCGGGAGAGTCCGGCTCCCCCTTGCTGTGGCCCGGCAAGGCGGCTACAATACGGAAGTATCTTTTTTTAATGATCTATCCGTAGAAAAGAGGCGACCGGGAATGCAGGGGGAGCGGGGGACGTTATGGTCCCTGTGGGCCGTGGCGGCCACGTGGGGGATTAACGTGGTGATGGTGAAGTATCTGACGGGGATGTTTTCTCCCGTGGCGCTGGTGGCATTGCGGATCACGATGGCCGCCGTTCTCCTTCTCGTATTGTGGCGATGGCGCTGGAGTGGCGGGGCGGGGTGGCCCAAGGACAGGAAAGCGTGGATCGGGATTTTTGCCGCCGGGTTCCTCAGTATTTATCTTCATCAGTTGTGTTTGGCCACCGGGGTGCGGTGGGCGTCGGCGGGGGTGGCATCGATCATTTTGGCCATGAATCCGCTCATTACCAGTGTTTCTGCTCACTGGTTGTTCGGGGAGTCCTTTGGATGGCGCCAAGCGATGGGGGTGTTGTTGGGCTTCGGGGGAGTATCCCTGGCGGTACTCCGGGGCGGAGAGGCGTGGATAGCGGGTCCCGAGGCGCTCCGGGGGGAGGCCTTGGTTTTCGTGGCCATGCTCGTTTACGTGGCCGGGGGACTGGTGATCCGGTGGATTGGCCCTCGGGCGGGGGCCATGGAAATCACCACGTTCTCCCACTTGTTTGCCTCGGTGTTGCTTTTGGGGACTGCGACGGGAACGGGGGTGTGGGGCGAAGATGCGGGGTGGCCCCTGGATGTTTGGCCTTGGATCGTGATGATCCTGTCAGGGTGGGGAGCGACGGCTCTTGGGACGATGTTTTGGAATGTCGGGATCCAGCGGATTGGCGCGACTCGAACCAGTATCTTCCTCAACACGACCCCCGCCGCCGGGGTGATCTTTGGCGGAATCTTTCTTCATGAACACATCGGGATCCCGGAGGTGGCGGGGCTTTTGCTGGTGGTGGCGGGCGTGTACCTGGGTTCCCGAAAGAGTGCCGTGCGCCCCCCGAAGGGCGCCGCGCCTTCGACCGGGGCTATTTCTCGTTGACAATGGGCCGGAGAGGGCCGGAACCGGAGGGCTCAAGGGGCCGGAGCCACTGTCGCGCACTGCCGATATAACGATTTACCCCTCATCTTCGTCCTAAGGTACGGCCGGTCTGTCGAAAGAAGAGGACATCGACGGGGATGGCTGAGGCTCCTTTGGCCGACGACGGTGCGGGTGGAGCTTCTTTTTTTGTCCCTTTGCGAGCGAGTTCGGGGGCGGCTTGGAGGTGCTGGGATGGAAAGTGACGAAGCGTTGGCCCGGGCTTTTGCAGAGGGTCATACCGGATCCTTTGAAGTCCTTGTTTATCGATACCATCGCCCGATTCACGCTTATATCCAGCGCCTTCTGGGAAGAACGGAGCCGGCGGAGGATCTGGTGCAGGAGACGTTCTTTCGGTTCGTCCGGGAGGTACAACGGGGACGAGTGCCGGAGCGGGTTCGCCCGTGGCTCTACCGGGTGGCGACGAATTTGTGCCGGGATTACTGGAAAGCGGCGGAGCGGCGTTCGGAGCCCGGGCTGCCCGAGGACTGGAGCCCGGCGGTGCTGGAGAAACCCTCGGTGTCGGAGATCTATGAGCGCCTGGAAACCCGGCAGATGATCCGGGATGCCTTAGATGAACTTTCCGAGATCCAGAAGCGTATGGTCATCTTGCGATTTTATCAGGACCTGACGTACCGGGAGATCGCCGAGGTGTTGGAGGTGCCGGAGGGGACTGTCAAAGCATACCTGTTCAAGGCGCTGCGCCACCTTCGGGAGGTCTTTGAGCAGAGGGAGCCGATGGGAAAAGGGGGCGAAGGGATTGCGGCCAGGGCAATATCCAGGCGATGACAGGCTCGATTCGGAGTTGATGGAGCTGGAGCGG
This region includes:
- a CDS encoding trans-sulfuration enzyme family protein, with the protein product MRIDTRCSQAGTRRDPITGAISLPIHHATTYAHPGLGSSTGFDYTRTSNPTRLALEETIAALHGGCRGFAFASGMAAIDAIGRLFRPGDHLVLSDDLYGGTYRLFERLFRPLGLETTYVNTSDLRAVAKQIRPHTRALFVETPTNPTLKIADLRGLARLAHERGAWLIVDNTFMTPYLQRPLELGADIVVESATKYLGGHNDVLAGTVVVKSEALADSLAFIQNSIGAVLGPQDAWLLLRGVKTLHVRMDRHESNARALAEWLKAHPRVSRVYYPGLPDHPGHAVHRAQASGWGGMIAFEVANNRWVPPILAHLRVITFAESLGGTESLITYPAVQTHADVPPDVRQRLGVTDSLLRLSVGLEHIDDLIQDLDQALALAASAQVEESARKVTC
- a CDS encoding lipase family alpha/beta hydrolase, giving the protein MDTRKQLRQILSVTVAFAAMGMSQAFAYSYTHPAITNGEPLAAENPGVPITVGGEVGSLTPKITHHIRLIDVSPDQFTVDAVRRNPIGTVFYHIHDENRPFLLFINGIYEDASVFTDVYREAYAAGYNVATVKLDPDADFIANGHLLAGQLSVLRQQVPGIDGRLVLIGHSMGGLDAYVALGDYRPLDAAALISLGTPWGGSPLANLLNRVVQLPPDSPIPATLFGAAADRSLTPAKVRQEVTALHSENPTLRALRVVSVVGSIPSADTISSPFLRAGYAALSALGYPANDGAVPAPAQQYPFGGTTIQVSADHNGYVRWNRLQPILVDILHLPAPAGPSETNQPPGTLTTIAAREASRPNASPLRPAADPLQDLLNRLAIFEYDNSALRR
- the acsA gene encoding acetate--CoA ligase, with the translated sequence MDLTNAVPGRPDGQLQDYEAARQVSWDEEAKQFTWWKTGRVNAAFEAVDRHVEEGRGDAPAILYYDGVRDETWSFRRLRDDAAQFGDALRRLGIGRGDRVFLFMPKGPELAVALLGIIRIGAVAGPLFEAFMETAVQDRLADSGAVAVVTTPTLRPRIPRERLPELRHVILVGAEASDAEAGEWSYTELMKGASADSPVEWVDRESPMLLHYTSGSTGKPKGVVHVHNLMIHQYRVGRWVLDLRPDDIYWCTADPGWITGTSAGLFAPWLHGVPVVIRGGRFQQEGWYETVEKFGVTVWFSAPTAFRMLMAGGDELPKRYNLSSLRHVLSAGEPLNPEVFRWGLRALGNRIHDNWWMTETGCTMITNYPALPIKPGSMGRPLPGIEAAILDDQGRVLGPNQLGNLAIRAGWPGMMRAIWNNEEKYKQYFPFEGWYISGDSAYRDEDGYFWFQGRVDDVINTSGERVGPFEVESKLVEHPAVAEAGVIGKPDPVRGEIIKAFISLRQGYAPTEELKQEIQQFVRNGLAAYAMPREIEFRDKLPKTRSGKIMRRVLKAWELGLPTGDLSTMED
- a CDS encoding APC family permease, which encodes MPEEHLEPGQLKHNVLNRFDSVLIAVAGSAPAYSLSASTVALVAAVGLLAPGAILYGAIPMFGIALAFLYLNQAMPNSGASYVWVGRILHPWLGFLSGWSLLVSAVLFMMAGAIPAGTATLELLSPDKTDSVVWVTVVSAFWFLVMNALVMVGIHITNVVQRILTSIEVIGLIVLAVGGLIHASHQVAHPFSWSWFSLGGYGSLSTFLGGLLITCFYFWGWDVSLNLTEETRAKRVAPGLGGVLGTLIIVALFILLQVVIQLNLGDKPLADEAANIIPLLGETILPKPWSYIALIAVMISTVATLETTLIQATRTLFAMGRDKTVHPRFAVLHANWQTPVLSNIVIGVLGIILFVVSNLSASVSDLMTSAISAIGLQIAFYYGLTGISCAWHYRKSFAESFTAGIFRLAWPLVGGLVLLAIFVMNVFTLSFQETAIGLGLILVGIIPLLVAKFKYHSPYFEGHVFEPDAEEWSGTKEATVAAETVKRG
- a CDS encoding helix-turn-helix transcriptional regulator, yielding MDNQLYRLLKLITLIQAYPGIRAKRLAAECEVTERTIYRDIDRLAQITTISKGRRGEGYRFVGQFALYPLDLTEEEIAGLQAVAAWVETAHRPLPPGWKTAYQKVMAAHAKEKKVNQGFLERVGDVVRLGNPAWAPETPNVFPELLQAVIHRRPVKALYHSQSRDQTGWRRIDPYYLIPREHRFYVIGYCHTRKEFRTFRVSRFHELRVLDGEYEKRPFDLNEYMKYTWSIERGASLIRFVVKFSPKVARYVKEEELFLRPQIRELPDGSLWFQVVVNGASEFLRWLWTYGPDAEILEPKQYRDHMVGILRQWLEKYERAQQG
- a CDS encoding DMT family transporter; protein product: MQGERGTLWSLWAVAATWGINVVMVKYLTGMFSPVALVALRITMAAVLLLVLWRWRWSGGAGWPKDRKAWIGIFAAGFLSIYLHQLCLATGVRWASAGVASIILAMNPLITSVSAHWLFGESFGWRQAMGVLLGFGGVSLAVLRGGEAWIAGPEALRGEALVFVAMLVYVAGGLVIRWIGPRAGAMEITTFSHLFASVLLLGTATGTGVWGEDAGWPLDVWPWIVMILSGWGATALGTMFWNVGIQRIGATRTSIFLNTTPAAGVIFGGIFLHEHIGIPEVAGLLLVVAGVYLGSRKSAVRPPKGAAPSTGAISR
- a CDS encoding RNA polymerase sigma factor, translating into MESDEALARAFAEGHTGSFEVLVYRYHRPIHAYIQRLLGRTEPAEDLVQETFFRFVREVQRGRVPERVRPWLYRVATNLCRDYWKAAERRSEPGLPEDWSPAVLEKPSVSEIYERLETRQMIRDALDELSEIQKRMVILRFYQDLTYREIAEVLEVPEGTVKAYLFKALRHLREVFEQREPMGKGGEGIAARAISRR